Proteins from a single region of Campylobacter concisus:
- a CDS encoding Na+/H+ antiporter NhaC family protein — protein sequence MLIFNPVVFSILVMTILCLLRFNILLSILISALVAGVMYKHGFSGFESGIAGGIDSLFTALKETTQSLISGMQGNLETSLSYILLGALAAAIANTNLTAILINALSKFLSSNKVIFTLTIAFIACLSQNLIPVHIAFIPILIPPLLAIMNKMGIDRRAVACALTFGLQAPYVSLSVGFGLLFHNILKKELANNGITTSISDISSVMWIGGASMLIGLILAILFYGKKRVYKTSKFEKEELDEIERAKSLEMTKKEWAVLAGAVVAFGVQIYTELLPLGALLGLLVMVVFGGIEYKKVDKIMDNGLAMMGFIAFIMLVAAGYGTILRESGGIDELVKYASLVSGGKIGGAFLMLLIGLLVTMGIGTSFGTIPILASIYVPLCVSLGFGVPAIILLVGIAAALGDAGSPASDSTLGPTSGLNADGEHNHIYDTCVPTFVFFNIPLIIGGIVGAMILG from the coding sequence ATGCTTATATTTAACCCTGTTGTTTTTAGCATTTTGGTAATGACGATACTTTGTCTATTGCGTTTTAACATTTTGCTTTCTATCCTTATCTCTGCTCTTGTTGCGGGAGTAATGTATAAGCATGGATTTAGTGGATTTGAAAGTGGCATTGCAGGTGGGATAGATAGCCTCTTTACAGCCCTAAAAGAGACTACACAAAGCCTCATAAGCGGTATGCAAGGCAATCTTGAAACATCGCTTAGTTATATTTTGCTTGGTGCTTTAGCAGCCGCCATCGCAAATACAAATTTAACTGCTATCTTGATAAATGCTTTGAGTAAATTCCTTAGCTCAAATAAAGTGATTTTTACACTAACCATCGCATTTATAGCGTGCTTATCTCAAAATTTAATCCCAGTTCACATAGCTTTTATACCTATTTTGATTCCACCACTTCTTGCTATTATGAACAAAATGGGGATAGATAGACGTGCCGTGGCTTGTGCTTTGACATTTGGTCTTCAAGCACCTTATGTAAGCCTTAGCGTTGGCTTTGGTCTACTTTTTCACAATATCCTAAAAAAAGAGTTAGCAAATAACGGCATAACCACATCTATTTCTGATATCTCTTCTGTTATGTGGATAGGCGGTGCTTCGATGCTTATTGGACTTATCCTTGCCATACTTTTTTATGGTAAAAAAAGAGTTTATAAAACTTCAAAATTTGAAAAAGAAGAGCTTGATGAGATCGAGCGCGCAAAAAGCCTTGAGATGACTAAAAAAGAGTGGGCGGTTTTAGCTGGTGCAGTTGTGGCTTTTGGTGTGCAAATTTATACTGAGCTGCTACCTCTTGGCGCACTACTTGGACTTTTGGTTATGGTCGTTTTTGGCGGTATCGAATACAAAAAAGTAGATAAGATCATGGACAATGGCCTTGCTATGATGGGATTTATCGCATTTATCATGCTAGTTGCTGCAGGTTATGGCACTATCTTAAGAGAGAGTGGCGGTATTGATGAGCTAGTAAAATACGCTAGCTTGGTATCTGGCGGCAAGATAGGTGGAGCATTTTTGATGCTTCTTATCGGACTTCTTGTAACGATGGGTATAGGCACTAGCTTTGGTACGATACCTATTTTAGCTTCTATTTATGTGCCACTATGCGTTAGCCTTGGTTTTGGCGTACCAGCCATCATCTTGTTAGTTGGTATAGCTGCAGCTCTAGGAGATGCTGGAAGTCCTGCAAGCGATAGCACACTTGGGCCAACAAGCGGTCTAAATGCTGATGGTGAACACAACCACATATATGATACTTGTGTACCTACATTTGTATTTTTCAATATACCACTTATCATCGGTGGCATCGTTGGAGCTATGATACTTGGATAA
- a CDS encoding multiheme c-type cytochrome, whose translation MRNLQKALAGLLMGVSIFASQACCEEHNMQMSDKARDVIANPKGTLQSRGVISLQDYVVEEQEMYNWLFKNHPIFTKYGGKTVGKMVVHDRGLEWLAEGHGFDMSKLSKRDGGKGYSSMMYRIPATSSLQFPNKFVGPEKCGECHPAQYEVWSRSRHATTMRFPGEHPEVNNNLTEPVFDKDTASILPKGITPDVIYATVGHLRTKMGYVDAWLLRGTYYVEGGLLRDGTGQIVAGGNQWQRTWALNLDDATVKKIKELVPEFPGTLEEYGDNGGYVRGLASYAAKHKKSMFFQANSSYCEVCHPVKFDFKSKAEFYAALGNAKELQKHTISKGVSCEECHGAGGHLDGATNFRTSNCERCHQRFNFSPDLARANPLNNGKLDLSLSSKFKSMGPGCGSEGSQSYFTAHYDKGMRCVTCHDPHDNTGPVVGDKSVTGMNYNSEQGYLSSFYTKPKIRKECKDCHETQAYIASKADTHKDNTCASCHMPFMMSCENFYAVQFQDNAGFDTQRRSHIWKIMVDPKEKSLVPGDAAKGPRDAKDWHFERDKNGHNYVDLMWACARTSWADKDMKDTKGCHSPVLSELKPTLHFKNQKQVYDEVMGWQTPVKNEFSEVKIGIEGLYSLLETKKLDASDKVRVYELIQNAQEIIDMVEKDGSWGMHGFKFTKQKLDASKEYIKEAQRILNKNL comes from the coding sequence ATGAGAAATCTACAAAAAGCCTTAGCTGGTTTGCTCATGGGTGTTAGCATCTTCGCTTCACAAGCCTGTTGCGAAGAGCATAATATGCAGATGTCCGATAAAGCACGTGATGTTATCGCAAATCCTAAAGGCACACTGCAAAGTAGAGGTGTTATCTCCTTGCAAGACTACGTTGTAGAAGAGCAAGAGATGTATAACTGGTTATTTAAAAACCACCCTATTTTTACAAAATATGGTGGTAAAACCGTCGGTAAAATGGTCGTTCATGACCGTGGCTTAGAGTGGCTTGCCGAGGGACATGGCTTTGATATGTCAAAGCTTAGTAAAAGAGATGGCGGTAAGGGCTATAGCTCTATGATGTATAGAATTCCAGCCACTTCATCACTTCAGTTTCCTAACAAATTTGTAGGACCAGAAAAGTGCGGTGAGTGTCACCCAGCTCAGTATGAAGTTTGGAGCAGATCTCGCCACGCAACTACTATGCGTTTTCCTGGTGAGCACCCAGAGGTTAATAACAACCTAACTGAGCCAGTATTTGACAAAGATACGGCTTCTATCCTTCCAAAAGGTATCACTCCAGATGTTATCTACGCAACTGTTGGTCACTTAAGAACCAAAATGGGCTACGTTGATGCGTGGCTACTTCGTGGTACTTACTACGTTGAGGGCGGTTTGCTAAGAGATGGTACGGGTCAGATCGTAGCTGGTGGTAACCAATGGCAAAGAACATGGGCGTTAAATTTAGACGACGCTACTGTTAAAAAGATAAAAGAGCTTGTCCCAGAATTTCCTGGCACTCTTGAAGAGTATGGCGACAATGGCGGATATGTTAGAGGTCTAGCTTCATACGCCGCAAAACATAAAAAATCAATGTTTTTCCAAGCAAACTCATCATATTGTGAAGTTTGTCACCCAGTTAAATTCGACTTTAAATCAAAAGCAGAATTTTACGCAGCACTTGGTAATGCTAAAGAGCTTCAAAAACACACTATCTCAAAAGGCGTAAGCTGTGAGGAGTGTCACGGAGCTGGCGGTCACCTTGATGGGGCTACAAATTTTAGAACATCAAACTGCGAACGCTGCCACCAAAGGTTTAACTTTAGCCCAGATCTAGCTCGTGCTAATCCGCTTAATAACGGCAAGCTTGATCTTTCTTTAAGCTCTAAATTTAAATCAATGGGACCAGGATGTGGTTCTGAAGGTTCACAATCATACTTTACAGCTCACTATGACAAAGGTATGAGATGTGTTACTTGCCACGATCCACACGACAACACAGGTCCAGTTGTAGGTGATAAGAGCGTAACAGGTATGAACTATAACTCAGAGCAAGGCTATCTAAGCTCATTCTATACTAAGCCAAAAATTAGAAAAGAGTGTAAAGATTGCCACGAGACTCAAGCATATATCGCATCTAAAGCAGATACTCACAAAGACAACACTTGTGCATCTTGCCACATGCCATTTATGATGAGTTGTGAGAATTTCTATGCTGTTCAGTTCCAAGACAACGCTGGCTTTGATACTCAAAGAAGATCTCACATCTGGAAGATTATGGTTGATCCAAAAGAGAAATCTCTAGTACCAGGCGATGCTGCTAAAGGTCCAAGAGATGCTAAAGATTGGCACTTTGAGAGAGATAAAAATGGCCATAACTACGTTGACTTGATGTGGGCGTGCGCTAGAACATCTTGGGCTGATAAAGATATGAAAGATACCAAAGGCTGCCACAGCCCAGTATTATCTGAGCTAAAACCAACACTTCACTTCAAAAACCAAAAACAAGTTTATGATGAAGTTATGGGATGGCAAACTCCAGTTAAGAATGAATTCTCTGAAGTTAAGATTGGTATTGAAGGACTTTACTCACTACTTGAGACTAAAAAACTTGATGCAAGTGATAAAGTAAGAGTTTATGAGCTTATCCAAAATGCTCAAGAGATCATCGATATGGTTGAAAAAGATGGTTCGTGGGGTATGCACGGATTTAAATTTACTAAACAAAAACTCGATGCATCAAAAGAGTATATAAAAGAAGCTCAGAGAATTTTGAATAAAAATTTATAG
- the nrfD gene encoding NrfD/PsrC family molybdoenzyme membrane anchor subunit — protein sequence MDGALNFTATFSHGVEWGWPIAVYLLLAGMSGGALIAAILLKHYKKQESFSPFFKAASLLAFVSIMLGMVCLIADLEKPLLFWKILINYNFTSVMSIGVAGLCVFIPLSFLMCLYAFNDEISNFLAKSLKSFSALFALIMKILIPLYPFLSRICLIFAVIICAYTGFLISVLIRFPLLNTAVLPALFIASGLSAGISGSSLVAAALFKEDPHSSDLHSLHSIEFSVLGAEILLILMLFVSLLLGSSYQQNAAVAFYSGVWANFFWLGVVLVGFIVPFVLNFAFGKKVASLKFSFYISSLAAVIGVLLLRVFILYAGQTYSI from the coding sequence ATGGATGGTGCATTAAATTTTACTGCAACATTTTCGCATGGAGTAGAGTGGGGCTGGCCGATCGCTGTTTATCTTTTGCTAGCTGGTATGAGTGGTGGAGCGCTAATCGCTGCCATACTTTTAAAACACTATAAAAAGCAAGAGAGCTTTAGCCCATTTTTTAAGGCTGCTTCACTTTTAGCATTTGTTAGCATCATGCTTGGTATGGTTTGTCTGATAGCTGATCTTGAAAAGCCACTTTTATTTTGGAAAATTTTGATTAATTATAATTTCACATCAGTTATGTCTATAGGTGTTGCTGGACTTTGTGTATTTATACCGCTTAGCTTTTTGATGTGCCTTTATGCATTTAATGATGAGATTTCAAATTTCTTAGCCAAAAGTTTAAAATCATTTAGCGCTCTTTTTGCACTAATAATGAAAATTTTAATACCGCTTTATCCATTTTTAAGTCGCATTTGTCTTATTTTTGCTGTAATAATTTGTGCTTACACTGGATTTTTGATCTCAGTTTTGATTAGATTTCCACTCTTAAACACAGCTGTGCTTCCAGCTTTATTTATAGCTTCAGGACTAAGTGCTGGCATAAGTGGAAGTAGTTTGGTTGCAGCAGCTTTATTTAAAGAAGATCCGCATTCAAGCGACCTTCACTCGCTTCATAGCATAGAATTTAGCGTTTTGGGAGCTGAAATTTTACTCATTTTAATGCTTTTTGTATCGCTTTTACTTGGTTCAAGTTATCAACAAAATGCAGCTGTTGCTTTTTATAGTGGCGTTTGGGCAAATTTCTTTTGGCTTGGTGTTGTGCTAGTTGGCTTTATTGTGCCTTTTGTTTTAAATTTTGCATTTGGCAAAAAAGTAGCTAGTCTAAAATTTAGCTTTTATATCAGTTCATTAGCGGCTGTTATCGGTGTTTTACTGCTTAGGGTGTTTATACTTTATGCGGGACAAACTTATAGCATTTAA
- the pyrE gene encoding orotate phosphoribosyltransferase, with amino-acid sequence MDLEKIYKEAGAYLEGHFLLSSGNHSQFYLQSAKVLEDPALAGKLAYELARVIEKFGIKFDSVCSPALGGILAGYELARAAKKRFIFTERVDRVMSLRRGFEVKKGEKFIVCEDIITTGGSALEAAHVIESLGGEVVGFAALANRGFCKVVNLDNEAKPNAKLPSDKPFFALGNFEFEIYEPEHCPLCKNGSKAIKPGSRGN; translated from the coding sequence ATGGATTTAGAGAAAATTTATAAAGAGGCTGGAGCATATTTAGAGGGGCATTTTTTACTAAGCAGCGGCAATCACTCGCAGTTTTATCTCCAAAGCGCAAAGGTGCTTGAAGACCCAGCTTTGGCTGGAAAGCTAGCTTATGAGCTTGCCCGTGTGATAGAGAAATTTGGCATTAAATTTGATAGCGTTTGCTCACCTGCACTTGGAGGAATTTTAGCTGGCTATGAGCTAGCTCGCGCAGCAAAGAAGCGTTTTATATTTACAGAGCGAGTTGATAGAGTGATGAGCTTAAGGCGTGGATTTGAAGTGAAAAAAGGCGAGAAATTTATCGTTTGTGAGGACATTATCACGACTGGCGGATCAGCACTTGAAGCAGCGCACGTGATAGAGAGCCTTGGTGGTGAGGTAGTTGGCTTTGCAGCGCTTGCAAACCGTGGCTTTTGTAAGGTTGTAAATTTAGACAATGAAGCTAAGCCAAATGCAAAACTGCCAAGCGATAAGCCATTTTTTGCTTTAGGAAATTTTGAGTTTGAAATTTATGAGCCTGAGCATTGCCCACTTTGTAAAAATGGAAGCAAAGCAATCAAACCTGGAAGCAGAGGCAACTAA
- a CDS encoding 4Fe-4S dicluster domain-containing protein, whose translation MQNQKNRRAFLKSMVVVAAGAGAASSGFAFKSEESVKKPHFGMIFDQNKCVGCTDCEIACRKVNLVPKGQMRLFIEDKTNPKNLLDKRFVRVSCQQCVDAPCVAVCPTKACHKDEKTGIQTTNIDDCIACKYCIVACPYDVRYIDKVTHSAQSCNFCVDTNLKDDKEPACVEACRYEAIVFGDLNDEDSHISKLLAVKDSIRLRAELGTKPSLRYIPKVKMGV comes from the coding sequence ATGCAAAATCAAAAAAATAGAAGAGCCTTTTTAAAAAGCATGGTAGTTGTGGCTGCTGGTGCTGGTGCGGCAAGTAGTGGTTTTGCTTTTAAGAGTGAAGAAAGTGTAAAAAAACCACACTTTGGTATGATATTTGACCAAAATAAATGTGTTGGCTGTACAGACTGCGAGATAGCTTGCAGAAAGGTAAATTTAGTCCCAAAAGGACAGATGAGACTTTTTATAGAAGATAAGACTAATCCTAAAAATTTACTAGATAAAAGATTTGTAAGAGTGTCTTGTCAGCAGTGCGTCGATGCGCCTTGTGTAGCTGTTTGTCCGACTAAGGCTTGTCATAAAGACGAAAAAACTGGCATACAAACTACAAATATAGATGATTGTATCGCCTGTAAATACTGCATCGTAGCCTGTCCATATGACGTGAGATATATCGATAAGGTTACTCATTCAGCTCAAAGCTGTAACTTTTGCGTAGATACAAATTTAAAGGACGACAAAGAGCCAGCTTGCGTAGAAGCTTGTAGATATGAGGCGATCGTCTTTGGTGATCTTAACGATGAAGATTCACACATCAGCAAGCTACTAGCCGTAAAAGATAGCATAAGGCTAAGAGCAGAGCTTGGCACAAAACCAAGCCTTAGATATATTCCTAAAGTAAAAATGGGGGTGTAA
- a CDS encoding FKBP-type peptidyl-prolyl cis-trans isomerase — protein sequence MKNKVLKFTLLLSLSTSGLLANVDSNESYAMGATSGGYVLKGLLEQKQIGISYDAEAVIKGFSDALKGELKLSDDEIAKLLNKRAENLDKIVKEKEAAALKENLKQGKAFMDKNAKNKNVKTTKSKLQYEILKSSKKGATPKQESIIIANYKASFIDGKVFDETKEAPAHLSMLNLIPGLEEGLMLMKEGDKFKFVIPPELAYGDSGMEGIPGGKTIVFEIELVKVLKPGELAEAAKKIHEKELNEGIKKPH from the coding sequence ATGAAAAATAAGGTTTTAAAATTTACACTACTTCTTAGCTTAAGTACTTCTGGTTTGCTTGCAAATGTAGATTCAAATGAGTCTTATGCTATGGGAGCAACAAGTGGTGGATATGTTTTAAAAGGGTTACTTGAACAAAAACAAATAGGCATTAGCTACGATGCTGAGGCCGTTATCAAAGGTTTTAGTGATGCACTAAAAGGAGAGCTAAAACTAAGCGATGATGAGATAGCAAAGCTACTAAACAAAAGAGCTGAAAATTTAGACAAGATAGTAAAAGAAAAAGAAGCCGCCGCACTTAAAGAGAATTTAAAGCAAGGCAAGGCTTTTATGGATAAAAATGCAAAAAATAAAAATGTAAAAACGACAAAATCAAAATTGCAATATGAAATTTTAAAATCAAGCAAAAAGGGAGCGACTCCAAAACAAGAGAGTATCATCATAGCAAACTACAAAGCTAGCTTTATCGATGGTAAGGTCTTTGATGAGACAAAAGAGGCTCCAGCTCATCTTTCTATGCTAAATTTGATCCCAGGTCTTGAAGAGGGCTTAATGCTCATGAAAGAGGGCGATAAGTTTAAATTTGTTATCCCGCCAGAACTTGCGTATGGCGATAGCGGCATGGAGGGCATACCTGGAGGCAAGACTATCGTTTTTGAGATAGAACTTGTTAAGGTCTTAAAGCCAGGTGAGTTAGCCGAGGCTGCAAAGAAAATTCACGAAAAAGAACTAAATGAGGGCATTAAAAAGCCTCATTAA
- a CDS encoding response regulator transcription factor: protein MQEYDILDVLSNKKVLCLEDEEAILKNICASLELFFAEVNGVTDGYDALELAMSDTYDALVLDISVPNIDGLEIAKKVRTINQKIPIVILSSHVEQEYLWRAVELKITRYLAKPYDKKSFIKALEDVALELVGRKPTLRLNDELEYDFGKKVLYINGEISHLSKSESRLLEYFLNNKNQTITYEQIFDYIWEYEQPSKEAIKTIVKELRRKLGKDVIKNLYGVGYLCEI, encoded by the coding sequence ATGCAAGAATATGATATTTTAGACGTTTTATCAAATAAAAAGGTCCTTTGCCTTGAAGATGAAGAGGCGATTTTAAAAAATATTTGTGCGTCTTTGGAACTATTTTTTGCCGAGGTAAATGGCGTAACAGATGGCTATGATGCACTTGAGCTAGCGATGAGCGATACTTATGATGCTTTGGTGCTTGATATAAGCGTGCCAAACATCGATGGCCTAGAGATCGCTAAAAAAGTAAGAACTATAAATCAAAAAATTCCTATCGTGATCTTATCAAGCCACGTCGAGCAAGAGTATTTGTGGAGAGCAGTTGAGCTAAAGATCACAAGGTATCTTGCAAAGCCATATGATAAAAAGTCATTTATAAAAGCCCTAGAAGACGTTGCTTTAGAGCTTGTTGGACGTAAGCCGACTCTTAGACTAAATGATGAATTAGAATACGATTTTGGTAAAAAAGTACTTTATATAAATGGTGAAATTTCTCATCTAAGTAAGAGCGAAAGCAGGCTTTTGGAGTATTTTTTAAACAACAAAAATCAAACTATAACTTATGAACAAATTTTTGATTATATTTGGGAGTATGAGCAGCCAAGCAAAGAGGCGATAAAGACGATCGTAAAAGAGCTTAGAAGGAAGCTTGGCAAAGATGTGATTAAAAATTTATACGGCGTAGGTTACCTTTGTGAAATATAA
- a CDS encoding c-type heme family protein: protein MKYKFQLIVSVFIFVYLLISALVLNFYNNLAMKDAKKEAYYVLESINSVREYIAGVQRPLIEQLKRDGIIKEDFFDERLLSSSYISREIYNIQKKKYNLDFDYKLVAMAPLNKAHEPNEFEAQVLRGFKENKFSEFSKIIKDENGSQFFVGLPIKSQNTSCLACHNSESAPKQMLDRYEISNGKISEASEMMAMLSFKIPLRAIFSYHLKEVVIIMSAIAFVFGIFLLLVYKMHRRGEESKRQTEQLMIHQSRLASMGEMIGNISHQWKQPLAQISSALINLELYQERKKLDEAKIYEFIEETSKQINFMSETVDDFKNFFKPNTLKREFSVEEVVNQTIKILNASLKKYQIEIEIDIRENFTIFANFNEIIQILINIINNAKDAFKQSYVKPRVIKIYTFIKDNRKNLCVQNNAGAIKASFLKVIFEPHFSTKESGSGLGLYMSRLIASKNNALIFARNVDENSITFTISFENL from the coding sequence GTGAAATATAAATTTCAGCTAATCGTTAGTGTTTTTATCTTTGTTTATCTCTTAATATCCGCACTTGTTTTAAATTTTTATAATAATCTTGCAATGAAAGATGCCAAAAAAGAGGCATATTATGTGCTTGAGAGTATAAATTCTGTAAGAGAGTACATTGCAGGCGTTCAGCGTCCATTGATAGAGCAGCTAAAGCGTGATGGCATTATAAAAGAGGATTTTTTTGATGAGAGACTGCTCTCATCTTCATATATAAGCCGTGAAATTTATAATATCCAAAAGAAAAAATACAATCTTGACTTTGACTACAAGCTAGTCGCTATGGCACCTTTAAATAAAGCTCATGAGCCAAATGAATTTGAAGCGCAGGTATTAAGAGGCTTCAAAGAGAATAAATTTAGTGAGTTTTCAAAGATTATAAAAGATGAAAACGGCTCACAATTTTTTGTAGGGCTTCCTATAAAAAGTCAAAATACATCTTGCCTAGCCTGTCACAATAGCGAAAGTGCTCCAAAACAGATGTTGGATCGTTATGAAATTTCAAATGGAAAAATTTCTGAAGCAAGTGAGATGATGGCAATGCTATCTTTTAAAATCCCACTACGTGCTATTTTTTCTTACCATTTAAAAGAGGTTGTAATCATAATGAGCGCGATAGCCTTTGTATTTGGGATATTTTTGCTACTTGTTTATAAGATGCATAGGCGTGGCGAAGAGAGCAAAAGACAGACCGAACAGCTAATGATACATCAAAGTCGCCTAGCCTCAATGGGCGAGATGATAGGCAATATCTCACATCAGTGGAAGCAGCCTTTAGCTCAAATCAGCTCAGCTTTAATAAATTTAGAACTCTATCAGGAGCGAAAAAAGCTTGATGAAGCAAAAATTTATGAGTTTATAGAAGAGACTAGCAAACAGATAAATTTTATGTCTGAAACGGTTGATGATTTTAAAAACTTTTTTAAGCCAAATACTTTAAAAAGGGAGTTTAGTGTAGAGGAAGTAGTAAATCAGACTATAAAAATTCTAAACGCCTCACTTAAGAAATATCAAATCGAAATAGAGATCGATATAAGAGAAAATTTTACGATTTTTGCAAATTTTAATGAAATAATCCAAATTTTAATAAATATTATAAATAACGCAAAAGATGCATTTAAACAAAGCTATGTAAAGCCAAGAGTAATAAAAATTTATACTTTTATAAAAGATAATCGTAAAAATTTATGCGTTCAAAATAATGCGGGAGCGATAAAGGCTTCGTTTTTAAAAGTTATCTTTGAGCCACACTTTAGCACAAAAGAGTCTGGCAGCGGGCTTGGTCTATATATGAGCCGGCTAATCGCTAGCAAAAATAACGCCCTAATCTTTGCTAGAAACGTAGATGAAAATAGTATTACATTTACAATTAGTTTCGAAAATTTATAA